The following are from one region of the Coffea eugenioides isolate CCC68of chromosome 2, Ceug_1.0, whole genome shotgun sequence genome:
- the LOC113759781 gene encoding uncharacterized protein LOC113759781: MGVLEEISGKFEQNLDLIRNCFREALTGLEARENHLNGVQGSLSESSRELALMLEAIEARAKEFEEKERECRLILEQGWKELDVKKNELSLIRDDIRVREEKLSEQEKLIGGLFERIELEGKHIGDLRCSVDEGFREICLKERQVADRWRELELVKKQIGSRENELDKKEEKLESLEKEIELREKVLGSKQGMLEARESELEAREKVLELQKELVMKQRELDSAQKSKECCSNKPGSINPTPSPERTKKRRKSEDKGASENESEQRALIDLVGSDSGDLGHSGSGCDLKESHSVLESDSAYSGSACDLGQAGLGLANSNSSPTYHSNKLFNNFRRAYTLSSFRVGQIWARSYHSSNDKIQKLYARILKVRDPIVHVAWLQPVAHYQRTMPYKRSKSVKLPATKQGWNEWIDTGLPVGCGGFICGKEEALSLSRCNFSYQVCYKETLTSWHLVSHYLIHPQEGETWALYKDWNTNCWASKPDNHLRCQYEIVEIVQRNSFDTKVAYLDKLEGYASLYHRRSHDKEDIFVIHDEEFFRFSHAVPSFRMSSYKREGVPEGSFELDPKSLPAVF; this comes from the coding sequence ATGGGTGTTCTGGAGGAGATATCTGGgaaatttgaacaaaatttgGACTTGATACGGAATTGTTTCCGAGAGGCTTTGACTGGATTGGAAGCTAGAGAAAATCATCTGAATGGAGTACAAGGATCTCTTTCTGAAAGTTCTAGAGAACTTGCTCTGATGCTAGAGGCCATTGAAGCTCGGGCGAAGGAATTTGAGgagaaggagagagagtgtcGTTTGATTTTGGAACAAGGGTGGAAAGAATTGGATGTGAAAAAGAATGAATTGAGTTTGATTAGAGATGATATTAGAGTTAGGGAAGAGAAATTGAGTGAGCAAGAGAAGTTGATAGGAGGGCTTTTTGAGAGGATAGAGTTGGAGGGGAAACATATTGGGGATCTTAGATGTTCTGTCGATGAGGGTTTTAGAGAAATATGTTTGAAAGAAAGGCAGGTAGCGGATCGTTGGAGGGAGCTCGAGTTGGTTAAGAAACAGATTGGGAGTAgagaaaatgagcttgataAGAAAGAGGAAAAGTTGGAGAGCTTAGAGAAGGAGATTGAGTTGAGGGAAAAGGTTTTGGGTTCAAAACAGGGGATGCTTGAAGCTAGAGAAAGTGAGCTTGAGGCTAGGGAAAAGGTTTTGGAGTTACAGAAGGAGCTTGTCATGAAACAGAGAGAGCTTGACTCTGCTCAGAAAAGCAAGGAATGTTGTTCTAATAAACCGGGTTCAATAAATCCAACACCATCCCCAGAAAGgacaaagaaaagaaggaaaagtgaAGACAAGGGCGCATCTGAGAATGAATCTGAACAACGTGCTCTCATTGATCTGGTTGGATCAGACTCTGGTGATTTAGGTCATTCAGGTTCGGGATGTGATCTAAAGGAGTCCCATTCAGTGTTGGAATCCGATTCAGCTTATTCAGGTTCAGCATGTGATCTTGGTCAGGCAGGTTTAGGCTTGGCCAATTCAAACTCAAGTCCTACTTATCATTCGAACAAATTGTTTAATAACTTCAGAAGAGCGTACACCTTAAGCAGCTTCCGTGTTGGTCAAATTTGGGCTCGTTCCTATCATAGTAGTAATGATAAGATACAAAAATTATATGCAAGGATCCTGAAGGTACGTGATCCTATTGTTCATGTTGCATGGCTCCAGCCTGTGGCACATTATCAACGTACAATGCCGTATAAGAGGTCCAAAAGTGTGAAGTTACCTGCTACAAAGCAGGGTTGGAACGAGTGGATAGATACTGGCTTACCAGTTGGTTGTGGTGGATTTATATGTGGTAAAGAAGAGGCCTTGTCATTGTCTCGTTGTAACTTTTCGTATCAAGTTTGCTACAAAGAGACTCTTACTTCTTGGCATCTTGTTAGTCATTACTTAATTCATCCTCAAGAGGGAGAGACTTGGGCCCTCTATAAGGACTGGAATACTAATTGCTGGGCTTCGAAACCTGATAATCATTTACGCTGCCAGTATGAGATAGTTGAGATTGTCCAGAGAAATTCTTTTGACACTAAAGTTGCTTACTTGGATAAATTGGAAGGATATGCAAGCTTATATCACAGAAGAAGCCATGATAAGGAGGATATTTTTGTGATACATGATGAAGAATTCTTTAGGTTCTCCCATGCAGTACCTTCTTTTAGGATGAGCAGCTATAAAAGGGAAGGTGTACCAGAGGGATCTTTTGAACTTGATCCCAAGTCGCTGCCTGCtgttttttga
- the LOC113760141 gene encoding uncharacterized protein LOC113760141, with product MTNILARLGEQQGQTPVNQPRNPEMRQDRALERFQKFSHPKFLGRPNPEVGERWLDTMINIFAVLNYTEDRQVNFVVFQFEGPSRTWWNVIRAKWEREGTAWTWLNFVQEFNEKYLPPIVQEKREDDFIKLRQETLSVSEYETQFTKLSKFAPKLIVTEQRRIRRFVQGLNVEIQEALAAAQINTFTEVLEKA from the coding sequence atgaccaatataCTTGCTCGACTGGGAGAACAGCAGGGTCAAACCCCTGTTAATCAACCTAGGAACCCTGAAATGAGGCAAGATAGGGCTctagagagattccaaaagttttctcatCCTAAATTTCTTGGAAGACCGAACCCTGAGGTAGGTGAGAGGTGGTTAGACACGATGATCAATATTTTCGCTGTCTTAAACTATACGGAGGATAGGCAGGTGAATTTTGTTGTATTTCAGTTTGAGGGACCATCGAGaacctggtggaacgtaattagggcTAAATGGGAAAGAGAAGGGACCGCATGGACCTGGTTGAATTTCGTACaggagtttaacgagaaatatctTCCACCGATAGTTCaggagaagagggaggatgattttattaaaCTCCGTCAGGAAACCCTAAGTGtatctgagtatgagactcagtttactaagctatccaagtttgctcctAAATTAATAGTTACGGAGCAAAGGAGAATAAGGAGATTTGTACAGGGACTCAATGTAGAAATACAGGAGGCCTTGGCGgcggcacaaattaatacttttacggaggttCTGGAGAAAGCCTAG